AGACCTCTATGAGAGTGTGCGGTGTCTTTAGGACGTGCAGGGCGAAACGCGGCGAAGCGAGTGCAGTACATACGGAGATTTGTACTGCGGGATCATCTACAACGACAAGGACTCTGGCGACTACTGGCTGCTCCTTGCAGAGGAACTGCCGCACGACATGAAAAAGCTGTGCCGATGACAGAGGCTTGAGGAGAAAGCTTTGCCCACCGAGTTGTGTGCTCTCCATACGATTAGCAAAGGTATCTTCCTCAGCAAGAACAAGGATCGGAACAGGAGATATACGATCTTCAAGCGCGACTAACAGAGTTAGCCAGCCGTCTGGATCCCGGCTCTGGGCCAGGGTGACAACGAGAACGTCGGGCGGATGGGCAGAGACTGCCTCTTGTGCAGCCGCGACATCAGCTGCGACGGTGACGCGTAACCCTTGGCCAAGTGCGTCAAGGGTTACGTGCTCTGTCCATTCATGGTCATCGTCGACGATGAGAACGGATGGCACATGGAGTGACTCTGACTGGGAAATCTCGGGAAAGGTTGGTGTCTGCTCAAGTTGTGCACGCAAGAGGACAACGACCTCAGCAAGCCGTAGTACTTGCGCCGAACTTGAAGTTGGATGGCCTGCAAAGAGGTGTTCCGCCTCACGCGCAAGCTGTGCGCCTTGAACAAAACCAAAGACCCCAACCGATCCAGCGAGTTTGCGTGCCTCATGCTCTGCTTGTTGTCGTAAACTCTCTCCTAAGGTGCTGTCCAGGACTGCAATCGTTGCATCGTCTAAAATGGCAAGCTGGGCCTCAATCGACCCTTGCATACGTTGCCAAGCATCAGCACAGGCGGTGGTGAAAGCCGCTGGGGCCAGCGGGAGTTCTGGCGTGGTGGATGAAGTGAGCGCTTGGGTGCTCATGGCGTCCAGAGCAGCGCCATGCTCGGGCGATTGCGCTGCTCTGGACGCCATGTCAGACGAGGCGTCGGTTTCCAATATCCGCGACATAGAACACCCAAGGAACAACCCTTTAGGCTGCGTATCGTTCTGAAAGAGGAACCGGATCTAAAGGAATATCTGGTAATGGAAGCGGTTGAAGCTCTTCGGTGAGTGGTTGTGGTATCCGTTCGACTGGTGGCACGGTTGGAAGTGACACGGACGATCGTCCAACAAGGGCTCGGGACCAGTCAATCTTGTCAGCCTCAGGGAGCTTGGCGATGAGCAGGTCGTGGATCGATTGCCACACACCGGCCTTTTGCCGCTCATACAATCTGCGCCAACACGTCATGCCGGACCCACACCCCATCTCGCGCGGAAGTGCTTCCCAAGGAATGCCACTTTTCAAAACGAAGAGAATACCGGTGAATACTTTGCGGTTGTCGACAGGCTTCCGTCCAGGGAAGCTGAATCTTCGAGGTTTCGGGGGAGGCAGTACTGCGGTGATCTCTTCCCAGAGTTCGTCGCTTAACAACGGTTTGGCCATAAACTCCTCTCCAAGAGGTCAGTGAGGTATGTGAGGGGACCTCTTGCTCAGTCGAGAGCATCGGCCAACAGCGAGCGAACTTGAGGGAAAAGGGGGGCGATTGCAGAGATAATGCGGGTTCACCGCATCTAGCAAGAATCGCTCATTTTGTTACAATCTGGTGATA
This portion of the Deltaproteobacteria bacterium genome encodes:
- a CDS encoding transposase; amino-acid sequence: MAKPLLSDELWEEITAVLPPPKPRRFSFPGRKPVDNRKVFTGILFVLKSGIPWEALPREMGCGSGMTCWRRLYERQKAGVWQSIHDLLIAKLPEADKIDWSRALVGRSSVSLPTVPPVERIPQPLTEELQPLPLPDIPLDPVPLSERYAA